In one Corallococcus sp. EGB genomic region, the following are encoded:
- the pbpC gene encoding penicillin-binding protein 1C — protein MKRLTLRAVVRAVGILAALVVAGCGVFIAWPLPGTLLSREALSSLVLTDRTGHTLREVLSREDGRSVGLPGGRIPSRVRQAFIAAEDQRFARHPGVDVVAVARAARDNVAAGRIVSGASTIPQQLARRLVPRERSWWGKAGEALWALRLTAHLSKERVLLEYLDRVPLGNSTFGVEAAAQRYFGRPAERLSVGQAALLAGMARSPARRDPYRRPEMARAGMRDVLSRMVEEGFLTKGEAKLAEETPLDLVPPERVFEVPHLTTALLQRLPEMGLDGAARIETTIDPALQAEVEKAITEELRGLAHRRVGEAAAIVVDNATGEVLAYVGSSDFLDEEKGGQNDGVRSLRQPGSALKPFAYGLALSKGFTPSSVLADVEVHLATPGGAYVPKNYDRRVHGPVRLRAALASSYNIPAVRVADALGPDQVLRVLREAGFQSLTESASHYGVGIVLGNGDVTLRELARAYRGLARGGVVGPLREVRAASGPDGSPLRIPMEMEEHRFLAARPVELLTDVLADEAARAPAFGLDNALRLPFRVAAKTGTSRAHVDNWAAGFTRERTVAVWVGNFDGTPMRGVSGITGAGPVFARVMALAMKGLRAAPLVDRSHFESAEICPLSGERAGPNCPGAMKEVYLPGTAPRHACTMHRSDGALDVGPAYLAWAQAEGLASESVGSEGGPGSQPGFILPANGDEFLVEPQLPESAQAVPVRVMAPQGATLLELRTDDGRRIELRPPFVTRLPAVEGERRLELWAPGGSEPLAVTRYRVR, from the coding sequence ATGAAGCGCCTCACGCTTCGCGCGGTGGTGCGCGCCGTGGGGATCCTCGCGGCGCTCGTGGTGGCGGGCTGCGGGGTGTTCATCGCGTGGCCCCTGCCGGGGACGTTGCTGTCCCGCGAGGCGCTGTCTTCGCTGGTGCTCACCGACCGCACGGGTCACACCCTGCGCGAGGTGCTCTCCCGCGAGGACGGGCGGAGCGTGGGGCTGCCGGGGGGGCGCATTCCCTCGCGGGTGCGGCAGGCCTTCATCGCCGCGGAGGATCAACGCTTCGCGCGGCACCCGGGCGTGGACGTGGTGGCGGTGGCCCGGGCGGCGCGCGACAACGTGGCGGCCGGGCGCATCGTGTCCGGCGCGTCCACGATTCCGCAGCAGCTGGCGCGCAGGCTGGTGCCCCGGGAGCGTTCGTGGTGGGGCAAGGCCGGCGAGGCGCTCTGGGCGCTGCGGCTGACGGCGCACCTGTCCAAGGAGCGGGTGCTGCTGGAGTACCTGGACCGCGTGCCGCTGGGGAACTCCACGTTCGGAGTGGAGGCGGCGGCGCAGCGGTACTTCGGGCGGCCCGCGGAGCGGTTGTCGGTGGGGCAGGCGGCGCTGCTCGCGGGCATGGCGCGCTCTCCGGCGCGGAGGGACCCCTACCGGCGGCCGGAGATGGCCAGGGCCGGGATGCGCGACGTGCTCTCGCGCATGGTGGAGGAGGGCTTCCTGACGAAGGGGGAGGCGAAGCTGGCGGAGGAGACGCCGCTGGACCTGGTGCCTCCGGAGCGCGTGTTCGAGGTCCCGCACCTGACGACGGCGCTGCTCCAGCGGCTGCCGGAGATGGGGTTGGACGGGGCGGCGCGCATCGAGACGACCATCGACCCGGCGCTCCAGGCGGAGGTGGAGAAGGCCATCACGGAGGAGCTGCGGGGCCTGGCGCACCGGCGCGTGGGCGAGGCGGCGGCCATCGTGGTGGACAACGCGACGGGCGAGGTGCTCGCGTATGTGGGGTCCTCGGACTTCCTGGATGAGGAGAAGGGCGGGCAGAACGACGGCGTCCGGTCGCTGCGGCAGCCGGGGTCGGCGCTCAAGCCGTTCGCGTACGGGCTGGCGCTGAGCAAGGGCTTCACGCCGTCGAGCGTGCTCGCGGACGTGGAGGTGCACCTGGCGACGCCGGGCGGCGCGTACGTGCCGAAGAACTACGACCGGCGCGTGCACGGGCCGGTGCGGCTGCGGGCGGCGCTGGCGTCCAGCTACAACATCCCGGCTGTGCGGGTCGCGGACGCGCTGGGACCGGATCAGGTGCTGCGCGTGCTGCGCGAGGCGGGCTTCCAGAGCCTGACGGAGAGCGCGTCGCACTACGGCGTGGGCATCGTGCTGGGCAACGGCGACGTGACGCTGCGCGAGCTGGCGCGGGCATACCGGGGGCTGGCGCGGGGTGGGGTGGTGGGGCCGCTGCGGGAGGTGCGCGCGGCGTCCGGGCCGGATGGCTCGCCGCTGCGCATCCCGATGGAGATGGAGGAGCACCGCTTCCTGGCGGCGCGGCCGGTGGAGCTGCTCACGGACGTGCTCGCGGACGAGGCCGCGCGGGCGCCGGCCTTCGGCCTGGACAATGCGCTGCGGCTGCCGTTCCGCGTGGCGGCGAAGACGGGGACGAGCCGGGCGCACGTGGACAACTGGGCGGCGGGCTTCACGCGCGAGCGAACGGTGGCCGTATGGGTGGGCAACTTCGACGGCACGCCGATGCGCGGGGTGTCCGGCATCACGGGCGCGGGCCCGGTGTTCGCGCGGGTGATGGCGCTCGCGATGAAGGGCCTTCGCGCCGCGCCGCTGGTGGACCGGAGCCACTTCGAGTCCGCGGAGATCTGTCCGCTGTCCGGTGAGCGCGCGGGCCCGAACTGTCCCGGCGCGATGAAGGAGGTCTACCTGCCGGGCACGGCGCCGCGCCACGCGTGCACCATGCACCGGAGCGACGGCGCCCTGGACGTGGGCCCGGCATACCTCGCGTGGGCCCAGGCGGAAGGCCTGGCCTCCGAGTCGGTGGGCTCCGAGGGAGGGCCGGGGTCGCAGCCCGGCTTCATCCTGCCGGCGAACGGGGACGAGTTCCTGGTGGAGCCGCAGCTGCCCGAAAGCGCGCAGGCGGTGCCCGTGCGCGTGATGGCGCCTCAAGGGGCGACGCTGCTGGAGCTGCGCACGGACGACGGCCGCCGCATCGAGCTGCGCCCGCCCTTCGTGACGCGGCTGCCCGCGGTGGAGGGCGAGCGCCGGTTGGAGTTGTGGGCGCCCGGTGGATCCGAACCGCTGGCGGTGACGCGGTACCGCGTCCGATGA
- a CDS encoding ClpX C4-type zinc finger protein, translating into MADNPRELIRAAQTAELQGDRARAAECLEQAAALYQKSGHTSRAAQLLRQARQLKARAPDVSPAFTAAMAGNKDAMTFRAVSWSDQVSAAFNDKADAVAHTLADHEAPTVTGGAPLRTEPGLPRLAGRIAAIGAPPSAEAITGRDGPVAMRPATGESVAGPAEDEPQAELDAPESGGHRRPARTDDASRPSSTDDASTGRRPQTGRTPAVASGDDVVVPGGLLMPPEEDAVDPATGLLRAAGGEDAGVSSGLLRRPDEDSVVPGGLLRPPDEDAPPVHAEPARGRRREKRIIERGPTRADPALDAWCSFCCRPRGEVGDLVAGPAGAFICKGCLGESLALLGNVAAPPPVRKPVAEEPRAGTVEMVGHDELKTLLERTLQAGARCLLLVGPEGCGKSLFFQSLQRRGQGVLTTVDALASTPGTEPLLVEDVDRLEPRAQAALTAFLASHPVRAVVMSARGAASSLGLWVRGEGGSLPVPTTAGMIEAVQGLVPVSLLERVQVLLPVRRPTVPELVEVARRSLALRQPVVTLSEEVLGAFAAEAVRSPRAGHELQALLSRVYAGSWSLEAAQTPAAPSHHPRGGRKGTP; encoded by the coding sequence ATGGCCGACAATCCCCGTGAGTTGATCCGCGCCGCGCAGACCGCCGAGCTCCAGGGAGACCGCGCGCGAGCAGCGGAGTGTCTGGAGCAGGCCGCCGCGCTGTACCAGAAGTCCGGGCACACCTCGCGCGCCGCGCAGCTCTTGCGGCAGGCGCGCCAGCTGAAGGCCCGCGCCCCGGACGTCAGCCCCGCCTTCACCGCGGCCATGGCGGGGAACAAGGACGCGATGACCTTCCGCGCGGTGAGCTGGAGCGACCAGGTATCCGCCGCGTTCAACGACAAGGCGGACGCGGTGGCGCACACGCTGGCGGACCACGAGGCTCCCACCGTGACTGGCGGCGCGCCGCTCCGCACCGAGCCCGGCCTGCCGAGGCTCGCGGGGAGGATCGCCGCCATCGGGGCCCCGCCCTCGGCTGAAGCCATCACCGGGCGTGACGGGCCCGTCGCCATGCGCCCGGCTACCGGAGAGAGCGTCGCCGGGCCCGCGGAGGACGAGCCGCAAGCGGAGCTGGACGCCCCCGAGTCTGGCGGTCACCGGCGTCCGGCCAGGACTGACGATGCTTCGCGGCCTTCATCGACGGACGACGCCTCGACCGGGCGGCGACCCCAGACCGGGCGGACGCCTGCCGTCGCCTCCGGAGACGACGTCGTCGTGCCGGGCGGACTGCTCATGCCCCCTGAGGAAGACGCGGTCGATCCCGCGACCGGGCTGCTGCGCGCCGCTGGCGGCGAGGACGCTGGCGTCTCCAGCGGGCTGCTGCGTCGCCCGGATGAGGACTCCGTCGTCCCTGGCGGGTTGCTGCGCCCGCCGGACGAGGACGCCCCTCCCGTGCACGCGGAACCGGCGCGGGGCCGCCGGCGCGAGAAGCGCATCATCGAGCGCGGCCCCACCCGCGCGGATCCGGCGCTGGACGCGTGGTGCTCGTTCTGCTGCCGCCCCCGTGGCGAGGTGGGCGACCTGGTGGCGGGCCCGGCGGGCGCGTTCATCTGCAAGGGCTGCCTGGGCGAATCCCTGGCTCTGCTCGGCAACGTCGCCGCTCCGCCCCCCGTGCGCAAGCCCGTGGCCGAGGAGCCGCGCGCCGGGACCGTGGAGATGGTGGGCCACGACGAGTTGAAGACCCTGCTGGAGCGCACGCTCCAGGCGGGCGCCCGCTGCCTGCTGCTCGTCGGCCCGGAGGGCTGCGGCAAGAGCCTCTTCTTCCAGTCGCTCCAGCGGCGCGGCCAGGGCGTGCTCACGACCGTGGACGCGCTGGCCTCCACGCCGGGCACCGAGCCGCTCCTCGTCGAAGACGTGGACCGCCTGGAGCCCCGGGCCCAGGCCGCGCTGACCGCGTTCCTCGCCAGCCACCCGGTGCGCGCGGTGGTGATGAGCGCCCGGGGCGCCGCGTCGTCGCTGGGCCTGTGGGTGCGAGGGGAGGGCGGCAGCCTGCCCGTCCCCACCACCGCGGGCATGATTGAAGCAGTGCAGGGCCTCGTGCCGGTGTCCCTCCTGGAGCGCGTGCAGGTGCTGCTCCCGGTGCGCCGCCCCACGGTGCCGGAGCTGGTCGAAGTGGCCCGCCGCTCCCTGGCCCTGCGCCAGCCGGTGGTCACGTTGTCCGAAGAAGTCCTGGGAGCGTTCGCCGCCGAGGCGGTGCGCTCTCCCCGCGCGGGGCATGAGCTCCAGGCGCTGCTGTCTCGCGTCTATGCGGGCAGCTGGAGCCTGGAGGCGGCCCAGACGCCCGCCGCGCCATCCCACCACCCACGAGGGGGGCGAAAGGGAACACCATGA
- the lipA gene encoding lipoyl synthase: MATPDRFPLPQVSESTRKPEWLKVRLPHGEGYERVKAIVKRVGLSTVCEEARCPNIAECWGGGTATVMLMGEVCTRACRFCHVKVGAPPPLDPMEPIHLAQAVKEMNLEYIVVTSVNRDDRPDGGAGHFASAIRELRKESPRTLVEVLIPDFKGKEEDLATVAQAKPHVVAHNVETVERLTPTVRDRRATYCQSLRVLEYLKNRPEKVYTKTSVMVGLGETDEELERTFKDLRDVGVDVLTLGQYLQPSQYHLRVERFVTPAQFEAYKTLAESYGFLYVASGPLVRSSYRAAEFFMKGLMERERVERLG; the protein is encoded by the coding sequence ATGGCGACTCCTGATCGGTTTCCCCTCCCACAGGTCTCAGAAAGCACCCGCAAGCCCGAGTGGTTGAAGGTGCGCCTGCCTCATGGCGAAGGCTATGAGCGGGTGAAGGCCATTGTGAAGCGGGTGGGGCTGTCCACGGTGTGCGAGGAGGCCCGCTGCCCGAACATCGCCGAGTGCTGGGGCGGAGGCACCGCCACGGTGATGCTGATGGGCGAGGTCTGCACGCGCGCCTGCCGCTTCTGCCACGTGAAGGTGGGGGCACCCCCGCCGCTGGACCCGATGGAGCCCATCCATCTGGCGCAGGCGGTGAAGGAGATGAACCTCGAGTACATCGTCGTCACGTCGGTGAACCGCGACGACCGTCCGGACGGGGGCGCCGGCCACTTCGCCTCCGCCATCCGGGAGCTGCGCAAGGAGAGCCCGCGCACGCTCGTGGAGGTCCTCATCCCTGACTTCAAGGGGAAGGAAGAGGACCTGGCCACGGTGGCGCAGGCGAAGCCGCACGTGGTGGCGCACAACGTGGAGACGGTGGAGCGGCTGACGCCCACGGTGCGCGACCGCCGCGCGACGTACTGCCAGTCCCTGCGCGTGCTGGAGTACCTCAAGAACCGCCCGGAGAAGGTCTACACCAAGACGTCCGTGATGGTGGGCCTGGGCGAGACGGACGAGGAGCTGGAGCGCACGTTCAAGGACCTGCGCGACGTGGGCGTGGACGTGCTCACGCTGGGCCAGTACCTGCAGCCGTCGCAGTACCACCTGCGCGTGGAACGCTTCGTGACGCCCGCGCAGTTCGAGGCGTACAAGACGCTGGCGGAGTCCTACGGATTCCTCTACGTGGCATCCGGGCCGCTGGTGCGCTCCAGCTACCGCGCCGCCGAGTTCTTCATGAAGGGCCTGATGGAGCGCGAGCGCGTCGAGCGACTCGGCTGA
- the lipB gene encoding lipoyl(octanoyl) transferase LipB, translating to MNTLTVFRLGRVEYEDGLKLMHLFGEARLQERIGDALLLLEHPPVLTLGRAAKRENITATDARLAEEGVEVFDTNRGGDVTYHGPGQVVGYPILLLPPERRDVRRYVRDVERGLIQTLAAFGLTAGAIPKWPGVWLGQEGSPDARKIGAIGVHLSRWLTTHGFALNVNTNLEHFQLIVPCGIREAGVTSMQRELGHPVSVPDVEEVLAREFTRVFDAQRVDGTVDLRTVSVAVVRGRGPEARVLLVRRTPERGGFWQTVTGRLEPGESPAEAARRELREETGLALPVVDLAYRHAFALGEALPPRLVEEHGFAVHAAPDTQVRLGPEHDAFEWVDVPTALARLPFRGLREAVTGALQAPGP from the coding sequence ATGAACACGCTCACCGTCTTCCGCCTGGGCCGGGTGGAGTACGAGGACGGGCTGAAGTTGATGCACCTGTTCGGCGAGGCCCGCCTGCAGGAGCGCATCGGGGACGCGCTGCTGCTCCTGGAGCACCCGCCCGTCCTCACGCTGGGCCGCGCCGCGAAGCGCGAGAACATCACCGCCACCGACGCGCGCCTCGCCGAAGAGGGCGTGGAGGTGTTCGACACCAACCGGGGCGGCGACGTCACCTACCACGGCCCCGGACAGGTGGTGGGCTACCCCATCCTCCTCCTGCCGCCGGAGCGCCGCGACGTGCGCCGCTACGTGCGCGACGTGGAGCGCGGGCTCATCCAGACGCTCGCGGCCTTCGGCCTCACGGCCGGAGCCATCCCCAAGTGGCCGGGCGTGTGGCTGGGGCAGGAGGGCTCGCCGGACGCGCGGAAGATTGGTGCCATTGGCGTGCACCTGTCGCGCTGGCTCACGACGCACGGCTTCGCGCTCAACGTGAACACGAACCTGGAGCACTTCCAGCTCATCGTCCCGTGCGGCATCCGCGAGGCGGGCGTCACGTCCATGCAGCGCGAGCTGGGCCACCCCGTGTCCGTCCCGGACGTGGAGGAGGTGCTCGCGCGCGAGTTCACCCGGGTCTTCGACGCCCAGCGCGTGGACGGCACGGTGGACCTGCGCACGGTGAGCGTCGCCGTGGTGCGCGGCCGCGGGCCGGAGGCGCGCGTGCTGCTGGTGCGCCGGACGCCGGAGCGCGGCGGCTTCTGGCAGACGGTGACGGGGCGCCTGGAGCCGGGCGAGTCCCCCGCGGAGGCCGCCCGCCGGGAGCTGAGGGAGGAGACGGGCCTCGCGCTGCCCGTCGTGGACCTGGCCTACCGCCACGCGTTCGCGCTGGGCGAGGCGCTGCCGCCGAGGCTGGTGGAGGAGCACGGCTTCGCGGTGCACGCCGCGCCGGACACGCAGGTGCGCCTGGGCCCGGAGCACGACGCCTTCGAGTGGGTGGACGTGCCCACCGCGCTCGCGAGGTTGCCCTTCCGGGGCCTGCGCGAGGCGGTGACCGGGGCGCTCCAGGCGCCCGGGCCGTAA
- a CDS encoding dihydrolipoamide acetyltransferase family protein, with the protein MATFEFKLPDLGEGVTEGELVKWHVKEGDLVKEDQVLAEVMTDKATVTVPSPHAGRVVKTHGREGDMAKVHQLLVTLEMEGSAPPAEAPAHGASASHGAPAAAPAQTAASAAPASATKVLATPVTRRMAREHGLDLSEITGSGPQGRVTKADVVAALEGGNGAPKKNEVAAPAPQAARPAAPPVASGKGDERIALRGLRKKIAEKMVRSKFTMPHFAFVEEVDATDLVALRTRLNSQLAAAGDGTKLTYLPFIVKATIAAMKKFPHLNANFDEATQELVVRGEYNIGIAVATPDGLTVAVVRNADQLTLGELAKEISRLSNAARDRKLKMEELTGGTFTITSLGQSGGLFATPILNHPEVGILGVHKLKKRPAVKNDQVVVRDMMNLSLSCDHRVIDGDVAASFVYEIIKYLEAPDLLFLAMA; encoded by the coding sequence ATGGCGACTTTCGAATTCAAGCTCCCGGATCTCGGCGAAGGCGTGACGGAAGGCGAGCTCGTGAAGTGGCACGTCAAGGAGGGCGACCTGGTGAAGGAAGACCAGGTGCTCGCCGAGGTGATGACGGACAAGGCCACCGTCACGGTGCCCAGCCCCCACGCCGGCCGCGTCGTGAAGACGCACGGCCGTGAGGGCGACATGGCGAAGGTGCACCAGCTGCTGGTGACGCTGGAGATGGAGGGGAGCGCGCCCCCGGCGGAGGCTCCGGCCCACGGCGCTTCCGCGTCCCATGGCGCTCCGGCGGCCGCCCCCGCGCAAACGGCGGCGTCCGCGGCGCCGGCTTCGGCCACGAAGGTGCTGGCCACGCCCGTCACGCGCCGCATGGCGCGCGAGCACGGCCTGGACCTGTCGGAGATCACCGGCTCGGGGCCGCAGGGCCGCGTGACGAAGGCGGACGTGGTGGCCGCGCTGGAGGGTGGCAACGGCGCGCCGAAGAAGAACGAGGTCGCGGCCCCCGCGCCCCAGGCCGCGCGTCCCGCTGCGCCGCCGGTGGCCTCCGGCAAGGGCGACGAGCGCATCGCGCTGCGCGGGCTGCGCAAGAAGATCGCCGAGAAGATGGTGCGCTCGAAGTTCACGATGCCGCACTTCGCGTTCGTGGAGGAGGTGGACGCCACGGACCTGGTCGCGCTGCGCACGCGGCTCAACAGCCAGCTGGCGGCGGCCGGTGACGGCACGAAGCTCACGTACCTGCCGTTCATCGTGAAGGCGACCATCGCTGCGATGAAGAAGTTCCCGCACCTCAACGCGAACTTCGACGAGGCGACCCAGGAGCTGGTGGTTCGCGGCGAGTACAACATCGGCATCGCGGTGGCCACGCCGGACGGCCTCACGGTGGCGGTGGTGAGGAACGCGGATCAGCTCACGCTGGGCGAGCTGGCGAAGGAGATCTCCCGCCTGAGCAACGCGGCGCGCGACCGCAAGCTGAAGATGGAGGAGCTGACGGGCGGCACCTTCACGATCACGTCGCTGGGCCAGAGCGGCGGCCTGTTCGCCACGCCCATCCTGAACCACCCGGAGGTGGGCATCCTGGGCGTTCACAAGCTGAAGAAGCGCCCGGCGGTGAAGAACGACCAGGTCGTGGTTCGGGACATGATGAACCTGTCGCTGTCCTGCGACCACCGCGTCATCGACGGTGATGTCGCGGCGAGCTTCGTGTACGAGATCATCAAGTACCTGGAAGCGCCGGACCTGCTGTTCCTCGCGATGGCGTGA
- a CDS encoding OmpA family protein, protein MAFNLIEAVGSQFMQQGLIQKISGALGEDPQATTKALPGTIAAVAAGVVDQGGNEAGAHRLLTRLNEGGYTGPDAPPRAGGVAEGLLDEEERGKGMLGGLFGNKLGGVTEALTRFGGMRNAGSSTRLLSFAAPMLMGVLGKQVRDQRMGASGLMQLLNGQRNNIAAAMPAGLGSVLGFGGARHAVAEVIEPHREPVSQVRETTPVRETHTVREPPPRTSHARPPERKKSIAGWAIPLALLALIVLAWGALRGRRHEPARVTPVSRTVPPPSQNRVAQSPPPAPATPPAPPPQAAQPNPPATGGSGAQPNNAGTGGSSAPQKQGAADTGTQGNDGTGGSGQGNQNAGAADTGKQGNAGTGGSGQEKMRVTDTNSLREAFNSPSAEQGFVLEGVDFKTGSSQLTPKSQRMVGELGNVMQEKADTRVRITGYTDSTGNADANRQLSQSRAESVRRALVRRGIPQDRIEVSGEGDANPIASNDTAQGRVQNRRIEVQVLGQ, encoded by the coding sequence ATGGCGTTCAACCTGATCGAAGCAGTCGGCTCGCAGTTCATGCAGCAGGGATTGATCCAGAAGATCAGCGGCGCATTGGGCGAGGATCCGCAGGCGACCACCAAGGCCCTGCCGGGCACCATCGCCGCCGTGGCCGCGGGCGTCGTGGACCAGGGCGGAAACGAGGCCGGCGCCCACCGCCTGCTGACCCGACTCAACGAGGGCGGCTACACCGGACCTGACGCGCCTCCGCGCGCGGGCGGCGTCGCTGAAGGGCTGCTCGATGAGGAGGAGCGCGGCAAGGGGATGCTGGGCGGCCTCTTTGGCAACAAGCTGGGCGGCGTCACCGAGGCGCTCACGCGCTTCGGCGGCATGCGCAACGCCGGCTCGTCGACGCGGCTGCTGTCCTTCGCTGCCCCCATGCTGATGGGCGTGCTGGGCAAGCAGGTGCGCGACCAGCGCATGGGGGCGTCCGGGCTGATGCAGCTGCTCAACGGCCAGCGCAACAACATCGCCGCCGCGATGCCGGCCGGCCTGGGCAGCGTCCTGGGCTTCGGCGGTGCGCGCCACGCGGTCGCGGAGGTCATCGAGCCTCACCGGGAGCCGGTATCGCAGGTCCGCGAGACGACCCCCGTGCGGGAGACGCACACCGTGCGCGAGCCGCCGCCCCGCACGTCCCATGCCCGTCCGCCGGAACGAAAGAAGAGCATCGCCGGCTGGGCCATTCCGCTGGCCCTGCTGGCCCTGATCGTGCTCGCGTGGGGCGCCCTGCGCGGACGCAGGCACGAGCCCGCGCGGGTCACGCCGGTGAGCCGCACCGTCCCGCCGCCCTCGCAGAACCGCGTCGCGCAGTCCCCGCCGCCCGCGCCCGCGACGCCACCCGCGCCCCCGCCGCAGGCCGCACAGCCGAACCCGCCCGCGACGGGTGGCTCCGGCGCGCAGCCCAACAACGCGGGCACCGGTGGCTCCAGTGCCCCGCAGAAGCAGGGCGCGGCGGACACCGGGACCCAGGGCAATGACGGCACTGGCGGCTCCGGCCAGGGGAACCAGAACGCGGGCGCCGCGGACACCGGGAAGCAGGGCAACGCGGGCACCGGCGGCTCCGGCCAGGAGAAGATGCGCGTGACCGACACCAACAGCCTGCGCGAGGCCTTCAACAGCCCGAGCGCGGAGCAGGGCTTCGTGCTGGAGGGCGTCGACTTCAAGACCGGCTCGTCGCAGCTCACCCCGAAGAGCCAGCGCATGGTGGGCGAGCTGGGGAACGTGATGCAGGAGAAGGCCGACACGCGCGTGCGCATCACCGGCTACACGGACTCCACCGGCAACGCGGACGCCAACCGGCAGCTGTCGCAGAGCCGCGCGGAGAGCGTGCGCCGGGCGCTCGTGCGCCGGGGCATCCCGCAGGACCGCATCGAGGTCAGTGGCGAGGGTGACGCGAATCCCATCGCCTCCAACGACACGGCCCAGGGCCGCGTGCAGAACCGCCGCATCGAGGTGCAGGTGCTCGGTCAGTAA
- a CDS encoding DUF72 domain-containing protein, with translation MSILRRMAAIHLGTSGYVYKHWKGLFYPDGLPVRRWLPYYAQVFSTVELNATFYRLPTEAAVDAWREQVPRGFRFACKGSRFLTHLKRLTEVGAGVEHFHSRVLRLGDRLGPVLWQLPPTMKTADPERLERFLAHLPGGVQHVFEFRHAAWYHPEVLAVLEAYGAAVCEHDLVEAPVPHPTGGFRYLRFHGAHARYEGRYGRRALRRVADDLRAWRDSGRTAWVFFNNDLRGHALLDAFDLADLLGAPLHRPDPAAVPQTAAPGPPHEDRTPPGPRARGDY, from the coding sequence ATGTCCATCCTCCGGCGCATGGCGGCCATCCACCTGGGGACCAGCGGGTACGTCTACAAGCACTGGAAGGGGCTCTTCTACCCGGACGGGCTGCCGGTCCGCCGCTGGCTCCCCTACTACGCGCAAGTGTTCTCCACCGTGGAGCTCAACGCCACGTTCTACCGCCTGCCCACGGAGGCGGCCGTGGACGCCTGGCGTGAACAGGTGCCCCGGGGGTTCCGCTTCGCGTGCAAGGGCAGCCGCTTCCTCACGCACCTCAAGCGCCTCACGGAGGTGGGCGCGGGCGTGGAGCACTTCCATTCACGCGTGCTGCGGCTGGGGGACAGGCTGGGCCCGGTCCTCTGGCAGCTGCCGCCGACGATGAAGACGGCGGATCCCGAGCGGCTGGAGCGCTTCCTCGCCCACCTGCCGGGCGGCGTCCAGCACGTCTTCGAGTTCCGGCACGCGGCCTGGTACCACCCGGAGGTGCTCGCGGTGCTGGAGGCCTACGGCGCGGCGGTGTGCGAGCACGACCTGGTGGAGGCGCCGGTCCCCCACCCCACCGGCGGCTTCCGCTACCTGCGCTTCCACGGCGCTCATGCCCGCTACGAGGGCCGCTATGGGCGCCGCGCGCTCCGGCGGGTGGCCGATGATTTGAGGGCCTGGCGCGACTCAGGCCGGACGGCCTGGGTGTTCTTCAACAACGACCTGCGGGGCCACGCGCTGCTGGACGCGTTCGACCTGGCGGACCTGCTGGGTGCGCCGCTGCACCGGCCGGACCCGGCCGCTGTCCCCCAGACAGCGGCGCCCGGCCCTCCGCATGAGGACCGGACGCCACCGGGACCGCGTGCGCGGGGGGATTACTGA
- a CDS encoding SpoIID/LytB domain-containing protein, translated as MNAVGVAVLIAALVAGTAPGVGSAGALVPPAHPHAPPNSASHPSGPDPRARKPTADTQVDVRILSKHQPARLRLDGPRSLEAVASGNTLVVEGRPQPHALRLDAGRWRVRGRGLDRRYEAALSLEARDGELIVVATFALEDYVAAVTASETEVDTPFEALRAQAITARSYVLASGKRHDEARACDLTHCQVLRGEGFARHLRRARDAARSTEGMVLRLPGGAIALAPFHASCGGHTSEPVAVFGAPDLTGAAAVPDRCPASPWRAVVPRALVSAAAADALGGPSQAEDLLLDRDSSGAVVRVVDRASGRDARGDAFFRALGARAGWDRIRSARFSMTLGGDQALLEGQGHGHGVGLCQAGAALLARQGWTAEQLLAHYFPRALLETPRDK; from the coding sequence ATGAACGCGGTGGGCGTGGCCGTGCTCATCGCCGCGCTGGTGGCGGGCACGGCGCCCGGTGTCGGGAGCGCGGGCGCGCTGGTGCCACCGGCCCATCCGCATGCCCCGCCCAATTCCGCGAGCCATCCTTCCGGGCCCGACCCCCGTGCGCGGAAGCCCACGGCCGACACCCAGGTCGACGTTCGCATCCTCTCGAAGCACCAGCCCGCGCGCCTGCGGCTCGATGGCCCGCGCTCGCTGGAGGCCGTGGCTTCGGGGAACACCCTCGTCGTGGAGGGGCGCCCCCAGCCACACGCCCTGCGGCTCGACGCGGGGCGCTGGCGCGTCCGGGGCCGGGGGCTGGACCGGCGCTATGAGGCCGCGCTGTCCCTGGAGGCCCGGGACGGGGAGTTGATCGTCGTCGCCACTTTCGCGCTGGAGGACTACGTCGCCGCCGTCACCGCGAGCGAGACCGAGGTCGACACGCCCTTCGAAGCGCTGCGCGCCCAGGCCATCACCGCCCGCAGCTACGTGCTCGCTTCCGGCAAGCGCCATGACGAGGCCCGGGCCTGCGACCTCACCCACTGCCAGGTCCTTCGCGGTGAGGGCTTCGCCCGCCACCTGCGCCGCGCCCGCGATGCCGCCCGCTCCACGGAGGGCATGGTGCTGCGCCTGCCCGGTGGTGCCATTGCCCTCGCTCCCTTCCACGCCAGCTGCGGCGGACACACGTCCGAACCCGTGGCCGTGTTCGGCGCCCCGGACCTCACCGGCGCCGCCGCCGTGCCGGACCGATGCCCCGCGTCGCCCTGGCGCGCCGTCGTGCCGCGCGCTCTGGTGAGCGCCGCCGCAGCGGATGCGCTCGGAGGCCCGTCCCAGGCGGAGGACCTGCTGCTGGACCGGGACTCCAGCGGCGCGGTGGTGCGCGTCGTGGACCGCGCTTCGGGGCGCGATGCCCGCGGTGATGCGTTCTTCCGCGCGCTCGGGGCCCGCGCCGGGTGGGATCGGATCCGCAGCGCTCGCTTCTCGATGACGCTTGGCGGAGACCAGGCACTGCTCGAAGGGCAGGGCCACGGCCATGGCGTCGGTCTCTGCCAGGCCGGCGCGGCCCTGCTCGCACGGCAGGGATGGACCGCCGAACAGTTGCTCGCGCACTACTTCCCACGCGCCCTTCTGGAAACGCCGCGGGACAAGTGA